DNA from bacterium:
CGAGGGGCTCGATCTCGGCGCCGAGATTCGCGATGCGTTCTTCGTCGCGGGCGCGGCGGTTGGCGTCTCCGGTGTCCTGGCCGCCGAGGGTGGCGAGTTCGCGCGTGAGCCGCTCGACGATCTCGCGCCGTTCGCCGGCGACGCGCGAGTTTTCGCGGCGCGTGTTGCGGTAGAACTCCAGGCGCCCGCGGGCCTCGTCGAGCCGGACCGCGAGGCCCTCGAGCCCGGCGTCGGCCTCGCGGGTTTCGGAAAGGGCGGCGTCCGCGGCGGCGAGCAGCTCGGGCATCGAGGCGGCGGAGGTTTCGCTTTCCTGGCGCAGCGCGCCCTGGCGGGCTTCGTTTTCGCCGGCAATGCGCGTGAGGTTGGCGTGTTCGGCCTCGATCCGGCGCAGCTCGTCCTGGATCTTCGCGAGACCCGCCTGCTGTTCCTCGACGGATTTGGCGCCGCGCAGGTGATCGAGCTGGCGGGCCTGGAGGCGGGATTCCTCGGCAGCGAGGCGCGCCTCTTCGGAGACGATGCGCTCGGCGATCCGGGCGGCGCGGTCCTTGCGGTCGGCGTCCTGGCGGTCGATCTCGGCGGCCTGGCGGACGGCGAGCTCGATCTCGACCTCGCGCAGCTCGTCGGAAAATTCCTTCCAGCGGCGAGCCTTGCCGGCCTGGCGGGCGAGGCTGTTGACGTTGCGGCGGATCTCGGAGAGCAGGTCCTCGACGCGGGAGAGGTTGTCTTGCGTCGAGGCGATTTTGCGTTCGGTTTCCTCGCGGCGGACGCGGTATTTGGTCGTGCCGGCGGCCTCCTCGATGAGGAAGCGGCGGTCCTGGGGCTTCATGGACAGGATGCGCGCGATCTGGCCCTGCTCGATGACGGCGTAGGTGCGCGCGGACATGCCGGTGTCCATCAGGAGTTCCTGGATGTCCTTCAGGCGGCAAGGAACGCGGTTGATGAGGTATTCGCTCTCGCCGTCGCGGTGGAGGCGGCGGCAGATTTCGATCTCGGTGACGCCCTCGTAGCCGATGGGGTGGACGCCGTCCTCGCAGGAGAAGCCAAGGACGACCTGAGCCATGTTGAAGGGCTTGCGGCTCGCGCTGCCGGAGAAGATGACGTCCTGCATCTCCGCGCCGCGGAGGCTTTTCGCGGACAGTTCGCCCATGACCCAACGCAGGGCATCGACGACGTTGGACTTACCGCATCCGTTGGGGCCGACGA
Protein-coding regions in this window:
- a CDS encoding AAA family ATPase — translated: MRIKYVELVGFKSFVDKTRLSFHDGITVIVGPNGCGKSNVVDALRWVMGELSAKSLRGAEMQDVIFSGSASRKPFNMAQVVLGFSCEDGVHPIGYEGVTEIEICRRLHRDGESEYLINRVPCRLKDIQELLMDTGMSARTYAVIEQGQIARILSMKPQDRRFLIEEAAGTTKYRVRREETERKIASTQDNLSRVEDLLSEIRRNVNSLARQAGKARRWKEFSDELREVEIELAVRQAAEIDRQDADRKDRAARIAERIVSEEARLAAEESRLQARQLDHLRGAKSVEEQQAGLAKIQDELRRIEAEHANLTRIAGENEARQGALRQESETSAASMPELLAAADAALSETREADAGLEGLAVRLDEARGRLEFYRNTRRENSRVAGERREIVERLTRELATLGGQDTGDANRRARDEERIANLGAEIEPL